The following coding sequences lie in one Alicyclobacillus curvatus genomic window:
- a CDS encoding sugar kinase, with protein sequence MKRIVTLGEPMTMFVADDVGPLDEINHYTRFVAGAELNVAIGLARLGNFVTYVTRLGDDPFGKYIHRLLRDTGLDDAGVTIDDTYPTGFQLKSKVTTGDPEVVYFRKNSAASHLSRADIEHIDLTNVHHVHVTGIPLALSTDAREAEFALIKKAKERGIRVSFDPNLRPSLWPDTETMVETVNRAAALCDIILPGIGEGAILTGSSDEREIAAFYRQLGVKGTIVKLGPRGAYVDVDSDLELGISLDTDVHLDVDLDVDLNVDLDVDVDLGGKPYVVPSFSVDHVVDTVGAGDGFAVGVISGLLDGLSLRDAVMRGNAIGAMQVMVPGDNEGLPSQAQLAAFLAKHRV encoded by the coding sequence ATGAAACGTATTGTGACACTTGGAGAACCGATGACGATGTTTGTGGCGGATGACGTGGGGCCGCTTGATGAAATCAACCACTATACGAGATTTGTTGCTGGAGCAGAGTTGAACGTGGCGATTGGCCTTGCCCGGCTCGGTAATTTTGTGACCTATGTGACTCGGCTTGGCGACGATCCGTTTGGCAAATACATTCACCGCCTACTCCGTGACACGGGTCTTGATGATGCTGGCGTTACAATTGACGACACATATCCGACCGGATTTCAGCTCAAGTCAAAGGTGACAACGGGAGATCCGGAGGTGGTCTACTTCCGCAAAAACTCCGCCGCGTCGCATCTTTCGCGGGCGGATATCGAACACATCGACCTGACAAATGTCCATCACGTTCATGTGACGGGAATTCCACTGGCGCTTTCCACCGATGCGAGGGAGGCGGAATTTGCCCTCATAAAGAAGGCGAAGGAACGAGGGATACGCGTCTCGTTTGACCCGAACCTGCGCCCATCCTTGTGGCCCGACACCGAGACCATGGTGGAAACGGTGAATCGGGCTGCGGCTTTGTGTGACATTATCCTGCCTGGAATCGGGGAAGGTGCGATACTGACCGGCAGTTCCGATGAACGTGAGATTGCAGCGTTTTACCGCCAACTTGGCGTGAAAGGCACCATTGTCAAATTGGGGCCCCGCGGTGCGTACGTAGACGTCGATTCGGATTTGGAGTTAGGCATCAGTTTAGATACTGATGTCCATCTAGATGTGGATTTAGATGTCGATCTCAATGTGGATTTAGACGTCGATGTCGATCTCGGTGGTAAACCATACGTCGTGCCGAGTTTCTCTGTGGATCACGTTGTCGACACGGTCGGTGCCGGCGATGGGTTTGCCGTTGGTGTAATTAGCGGCCTGCTTGACGGCCTGTCCCTTCGGGACGCGGTGATGCGGGGCAACGCCATCGGCGCGATGCAAGTCATGGTCCCCGGTGACAATGAGGGACTACCGAGTCAAGCGCAGTTGGCTGCCTTCCTGGCTAAGCATCGAGTTTGA
- a CDS encoding orotidine 5'-phosphate decarboxylase → MELKLQVAIDRVPLDRALDIVGEVREIADIVEIGTSLTKDYGMESIRAIRQLLDGDNGPNNGASNGASNGSSNGSNNGPRPKILADIKTMDEGAYEFEAAYAAGADYATVMGAAARATVEACYRVAENRGRDILIDLLETTPEKIAALQGLKNAVFCIHLPKDGPASDIVAKVDEFWQAYPDIERIAVAGGITLDQIPLLAKLPIEICIVGSAVTGADDVRLAAEAFAAAML, encoded by the coding sequence GTGGAATTGAAGCTGCAGGTTGCCATCGACAGGGTACCTCTCGACCGCGCACTCGACATCGTGGGTGAGGTCCGGGAGATTGCCGACATCGTTGAAATCGGGACGTCACTCACCAAGGACTATGGCATGGAGTCGATCCGGGCCATTCGTCAGCTCCTTGACGGAGACAACGGTCCTAACAATGGCGCTAGCAATGGCGCTAGCAATGGTTCTAGCAATGGTTCTAACAACGGTCCCAGGCCGAAGATTCTCGCCGACATCAAGACGATGGATGAAGGTGCTTATGAATTTGAAGCTGCTTATGCAGCTGGGGCCGACTATGCAACCGTCATGGGGGCAGCCGCGCGCGCAACGGTGGAAGCCTGTTACCGCGTGGCAGAGAACAGAGGACGTGACATCTTAATTGATCTTTTGGAGACGACCCCGGAAAAGATTGCCGCCCTTCAGGGATTGAAGAACGCCGTGTTCTGCATTCATCTTCCCAAGGACGGGCCAGCGAGTGATATCGTCGCGAAGGTGGACGAATTCTGGCAGGCATATCCGGATATAGAGCGGATCGCGGTGGCGGGTGGGATCACACTCGACCAAATTCCACTCCTCGCCAAGTTGCCGATAGAGATATGCATTGTCGGATCGGCAGTGACAGGTGCCGATGACGTCCGCTTAGCAGCCGAGGCGTTCGCTGCGGCGATGTTATAG